Proteins encoded by one window of Torulaspora delbrueckii CBS 1146 chromosome 2, complete genome:
- the GPT2 gene encoding bifunctional glycerol-3-phosphate/glycerone-phosphate O-acyltransferase GPT2 (similar to Saccharomyces cerevisiae GPT2 (YKR067W); ancestral locus Anc_5.648) produces MAEDSNPSSKKQIKAHVPNAKIEYDNKYNGYGYSIQAWLFDCVLFLLNIVFTIFFREIKVRGGHNVPPIGTATMLVCAPHANQFIDPSLVMVTTRKLAKESRNRSRQVCFVTAESSLKKKFVSLFGICTGAIPVPRAQDNLKPVDSDVKIYCPDLENNATMVKGRLDSGGSPKFTKRFTAKSLIGLPNYLGNAQIAEVKDDETIILKAPFKFKTNEKIRSLLTEGTTFKYAPHIDNSKVFQNVFGHLHTKGTVGIFPEGGSHDRPSLLPIKAGVAIMALGATAADPSMKVHVVPCGLHYFHRDKFRSRAVLEYGEPIIVDGEMGKRYAKNPRETVQELLKVITSSLYAVTENAPDFDVLMTIQAARRLYQPTRGKIPLPTVVDINRRLLLGYSTYKDDPRIIHLQKMVNRYNNALYSLGLKDHQVAELKTKKREVLRSLFVLVERMIRLLIFFCLSLPGSILFTPIFISCSIYAKKKAKEGLSKSLVKIKGTDLIATWKLMFALVFAPLLYVTYSLILVYFHARHYEWISKIYVPFDNKFLQFCYYYGLLVAATYSSLKTGEIGMDLFKSLPPLFITLIYPGRKIQQLKSMREKLSQEITAVINELGPKLFPNFDKIIKAHFDSHVEEVISEAEEELTDDSAAVFSNSRSRSGSVHSATSTSSNALSKVNSRGSLTDVPIFAEGKHTLHHSDDEIELSPEDKENDSKITAMIREKWEREKKD; encoded by the coding sequence ATGGCGGAAGATTCAAACCCCAGCTCAAAGAAACAAATAAAGGCTCATGTGCCTAATGCTAAGATCGAATACGATAACAAGTATAATGGGTATGGATATTCTATTCAAGCATGGTTATTCGATTGTGTattgttcttgttgaacatTGTTTTCACCATATTCTTTCGAGAAATTAAAGTTCGTGGTGGTCACAACGTCCCACCCATCGGAACAGCGACAATGTTGGTGTGTGCCCCTCATGCaaatcaattcatcgacCCTTCTCTAGTGATGGTAACCACTAGGAAACTTGCCAAAGAATCTAGAAATAGATCTAGACAGGTTTGCTTTGTAACTGCAGAATCTAgtctcaagaagaaattcgtGTCTCTCTTTGGTATATGTACAGGCGCTATCCCAGTGCCAAGGGCCCAGGACAACTTGAAACCAGTTGATTCTGATGTTAAGATATACTGTCCGGATTTAGAAAATAATGCTACTATGGTGAAGGGCCGTTTGGACTCTGGAGGTTCTCCAAAATTTACCAAGAGATTCACAGCCAAATCTCTAATTGGTTTGCCCAACTATCTCGGGAATGCCCAAATTGCAGAGGTTAAGGATGATGAAACGATTATACTTAAGGCTCCGTTCAAGTTTAAGACCAACGAAAAGATTAGATCATTATTGACCGAGGGAACAACTTTTAAATACGCTCCACACATCGACAACTCCaaagtttttcaaaacgTTTTTGGCCATTTACATACGAAAGGTACTGTTGGGATCTTTCCAGAGGGTGGGTCCCACGATAGACCTTCATTGTTACCGATTAAGGCTGGTGTCGCTATTATGGCTCTCGGTGCCACGGCAGCAGATCCAAGCATGAAAGTTCATGTTGTACCATGTGGGCTGCACTACTTTCACAGGGACAAATTCAGATCAAGAGCCGTCTTGGAGTATGGCGAGCCTATCATTGTCGATGGAGAAATGGGAAAAAGATATGCGAAAAATCCTAGAGAAACTGTAcaagaattattgaaaGTCATTACTAGTTCCCTGTATGCTGTGACCGAAAATGCGCCGGATTTCGACGTTTTAATGACTATTCAGGCGGCAAGAAGACTCTATCAACCAACAAGAGGGAAGATTCCTTTACCTACAGTGGTCGATATCAACAGAAGATTATTGCTCGGCTACTCAACTTATAAGGATGATCCTCGTATCAttcatttgcaaaaaatgGTCAACAGGTATAACAACGCCTTGTACTCATTGGGACTCAAGGATCATCAAGTCGCAGAGTTGAaaacgaagaagagagaagtACTTAGAAGTTTGTTCGTTTTGGTTGAAAGAATGATAAGGCTtctcattttcttttgTTTGTCTCTACCGGGTTCCATCCTATTCACTCCAATTTTTATTAGTTGCAGCATTTacgccaagaagaaggcaaagGAAGGCTTGTCGAAGTCTTTGGTAAAGATAAAAGGTACTGATTTGATTGCCACATGGAAGCTAATGTTTGCACTCGTATTTGCCCCTCTTCTTTATGTCACTTATTCGTTGATTTTGGTATATTTTCATGCACGTCATTACGAGTGGATTTCCAAGATTTATGTTCCATTTGACAACAAATTTCTGCAGTTCTGCTACTATTATGGTCTTCTTGTGGCTGCCACATATTCAAGTTTGAAAACCGGAGAAATAGGAATGGATTTGTTCAAGTCATTACCACCTCTATTCATCACTCTCATATACCCAGGCAGGAAGATTCAACAGTTGAAAAGCATGCGTGAAAAACTGAGCCAAGAAATAACAGCTGTGATTAACGAGCTTGGTCCTAAACTTTTCCCCAATTTTGACAAGATTATCAAAGCACATTTCGATAGCcatgttgaagaagtcatatctgaagctgaagaagagctaACTGATGATAGCGCGGCGGTGTTCAGCAACTCGCGCAGTCGGTCAGGCTCTGTTCATTCTGCAACTTCCACGAGCTCAAATGCTTTGTCAAAGGTTAACTCAAGAGGTTCTTTGACCGATGTGCCTATCTTTGCCGAGGGAAAACATACTTTGCATCacagtgatgatgagataGAGTTGTCACCTGAAGACAAAGAGAACGATTCTAAGATCACTGCTATGATTAGAGAGAAATGGGAGCgtgagaagaaagattaa